Proteins from one Candidatus Sulfotelmatobacter sp. genomic window:
- a CDS encoding shikimate dehydrogenase: protein MKRAAVIGHPVAHSRSPALFARFAAAGGVELDYRAVDLTPEQLAPQLRAWRVDPDFVGCNVTLPHKERALTLADRVEPAAHACGATNVLTRSDGQLIADNTDVAGVEAGLAAHGVALRRARVAILGCGGAARAVAEAARRSGAASIVIAGRDRARAQAVAAAFGASACTLDAVPVADVYVNATPVGMVGQEQRSLLPRNAPAGAAAFDLVYTPEDTPFLRDARARGLRAVPGTAMFLAQAAATFERWFGFAPPEALTT, encoded by the coding sequence GTGAAGCGCGCGGCGGTCATCGGCCATCCGGTCGCGCACAGCCGCTCGCCGGCGCTGTTCGCGCGCTTCGCCGCCGCCGGCGGCGTCGAGCTCGACTACCGTGCCGTCGACCTCACCCCCGAGCAGCTGGCGCCGCAGCTGCGCGCCTGGCGCGTCGATCCCGACTTCGTCGGCTGCAACGTCACCCTGCCGCACAAGGAGCGCGCGTTGACGCTGGCCGACCGCGTCGAGCCGGCCGCGCACGCGTGCGGCGCGACCAACGTGCTCACCCGCAGCGACGGCCAGCTGATCGCCGACAACACCGACGTCGCCGGCGTCGAGGCGGGCTTGGCCGCGCACGGCGTCGCGCTGCGCCGCGCCCGGGTCGCGATTCTGGGCTGCGGCGGCGCGGCGCGGGCGGTCGCCGAGGCGGCGCGCCGCAGCGGCGCGGCCTCGATCGTGATCGCCGGCCGCGACCGCGCCCGCGCGCAAGCCGTCGCGGCCGCGTTCGGCGCGAGCGCGTGCACGCTCGACGCGGTGCCGGTGGCCGACGTCTACGTCAACGCGACGCCGGTCGGGATGGTCGGCCAGGAACAGCGCTCGCTCTTGCCGCGCAACGCGCCGGCCGGCGCGGCCGCGTTCGATCTCGTCTACACGCCCGAAGACACGCCGTTCTTGCGGGACGCGCGCGCCCGCGGCTTGCGCGCCGTGCCGGGCACGGCGATGTTCCTCGCCCAA